The following are from one region of the Gryllotalpicola protaetiae genome:
- a CDS encoding winged helix-turn-helix transcriptional regulator has product MTINQELRTGWEQIDDDECRRAAGTVELIGRRWSSAIMLGIARGAARFSEILGSVSGLSDRMLALRLRELEHAGLIDRVVEPTTPVTVRYVLTAQGRDLLTALQPLVRYGQVWERAESEHD; this is encoded by the coding sequence GTGACCATCAATCAAGAGCTCCGCACCGGGTGGGAGCAGATCGACGACGACGAATGCCGGCGGGCCGCGGGAACGGTCGAACTGATCGGCCGCCGCTGGAGCAGCGCGATCATGCTCGGCATCGCGCGCGGGGCGGCGCGGTTCAGCGAGATCCTCGGGTCGGTTTCCGGGCTTTCCGATCGGATGCTTGCGCTGAGGCTCAGGGAGCTCGAGCACGCCGGCCTGATCGACCGGGTCGTCGAGCCGACGACGCCGGTGACCGTGCGCTACGTGCTGACCGCGCAGGGGCGCGACCTGTTGACCGCGCTGCAACCGCTGGTCCGTTACGGCCAGGTGTGGGAGAGGGCAGAATCGGAACATGACTGA
- a CDS encoding winged helix-turn-helix transcriptional regulator yields the protein MPSQETAHAERVYNSTCTIARSLDVIGARWSLLILREAVNGITRFADFRELLGVAPDVLSDRLASLVEAGLLEKQRYQAPGERPRDEYVLTQRGRDLKLVMAALHDWGDVHVPSEFGVTTTRRRISDDAEVHVAFVDAEGHVVPPDEVYSAPRPGTPAETFFERRSELRERAAATR from the coding sequence ATGCCCAGCCAAGAGACCGCGCACGCCGAACGCGTCTACAACTCGACCTGCACGATCGCGCGCAGCCTCGATGTCATCGGAGCGCGCTGGAGCCTGCTGATCCTGCGCGAGGCCGTGAACGGCATCACCCGGTTCGCGGACTTCCGCGAGCTGCTCGGAGTCGCCCCCGACGTGCTCAGCGACCGGCTCGCCTCGCTCGTCGAGGCCGGACTGCTCGAGAAGCAGCGCTACCAGGCGCCCGGCGAGCGCCCCCGCGACGAGTACGTTCTCACCCAGCGCGGCCGCGACCTGAAGCTCGTGATGGCCGCCCTGCACGACTGGGGCGACGTCCACGTTCCGTCCGAGTTCGGGGTCACCACCACGCGCCGCCGCATCTCGGACGACGCGGAGGTGCATGTCGCATTCGTCGACGCCGAGGGCCACGTCGTGCCGCCCGACGAGGTGTATTCGGCGCCCCGCCCCGGCACGCCGGCTGAGACGTTTTTCGAGCGTCGCAGCGAGCTGCGGGAGCGCGCGGCAGCGACCCGCTAG
- a CDS encoding SDR family NAD(P)-dependent oxidoreductase, which yields MAEERFAGKTVIVTGAGSGIGKATAVRIAEEGGKVVAADVVVARLDELAAEHPDLDIVTVAGDITKDEDIARIVDAAGGPVWGLANVAGVMDSFQPAHEIDWKQWDFVLAVNLTATAKLMAAVIPGMLEAGAGSIVNVSSEAGLRGSAAGAAYTASKHAVIGLTKNSAVMYGKKGIRVNTVAPGAVQTNIQAEFKSALAGEAIGPFMQVVVPGLAQPEQLASSIVWLLSDDASNVNGAVLANDTGWSAI from the coding sequence GTGGCGGAAGAGCGTTTCGCAGGCAAGACGGTCATCGTGACGGGGGCCGGTTCGGGCATCGGGAAGGCGACCGCTGTGCGGATCGCGGAAGAGGGCGGGAAGGTCGTCGCGGCCGACGTCGTCGTCGCGCGGCTCGATGAGCTTGCGGCCGAGCACCCCGACCTCGATATCGTGACCGTCGCCGGCGACATCACGAAGGACGAGGACATCGCGCGCATCGTCGACGCCGCGGGCGGCCCGGTCTGGGGCCTCGCCAATGTGGCCGGCGTTATGGACTCGTTCCAGCCCGCGCACGAGATCGACTGGAAGCAGTGGGACTTCGTGCTGGCGGTGAACCTGACGGCGACGGCGAAGCTGATGGCGGCGGTGATCCCTGGCATGCTGGAGGCCGGCGCCGGCTCGATCGTGAACGTGAGCTCCGAGGCGGGCTTGCGCGGCTCGGCGGCGGGCGCCGCGTACACCGCGTCGAAGCATGCCGTCATCGGTCTGACCAAGAACTCGGCGGTCATGTACGGCAAGAAGGGCATCCGGGTCAACACGGTCGCGCCGGGCGCCGTGCAGACGAACATCCAGGCGGAGTTCAAGTCGGCACTGGCCGGCGAAGCGATCGGTCCGTTCATGCAGGTGGTCGTGCCGGGCCTCGCCCAGCCCGAGCAGCTCGCGTCTTCGATCGTGTGGCTGCTTTCCGATGACGCGTCGAACGTCAACGGCGCCGTGCTCGCGAACGACACGGGGTGGTCGGCGATCTAG
- a CDS encoding YbhB/YbcL family Raf kinase inhibitor-like protein codes for MPGLSTRLGRALRNRRAGERRLAWFRPEFAGPETIVLTSPAFGHLEHMPESTAGRGVGGDVSPALAWTGVPAGAASLTLIVQDHDVPLPVAITHARVAEIAPETTAIAQGGIRGWHGPRPIPGHGPHHYVFQLFALDGSGRVVARGRLDGVYERD; via the coding sequence ATGCCTGGACTCTCGACTCGCCTCGGGCGCGCGCTGCGAAACCGCCGTGCCGGCGAGCGCCGCCTCGCCTGGTTCCGCCCCGAATTCGCCGGGCCCGAGACGATCGTGCTGACGAGTCCTGCGTTCGGGCACCTCGAGCACATGCCCGAGTCGACCGCGGGTCGCGGGGTCGGTGGCGATGTCTCGCCCGCGTTGGCGTGGACCGGCGTGCCGGCAGGTGCTGCGTCGCTCACGTTGATCGTGCAGGACCACGACGTGCCGCTGCCCGTGGCGATCACGCACGCGCGCGTCGCCGAGATCGCGCCGGAGACGACGGCGATTGCGCAGGGCGGCATCCGCGGCTGGCACGGCCCGCGGCCGATCCCCGGACACGGACCGCACCACTACGTGTTCCAGCTGTTCGCGCTCGACGGGTCAGGCCGCGTCGTCGCGCGCGGCCGCCTCGACGGCGTCTACGAGCGGGACTGA
- a CDS encoding helix-turn-helix transcriptional regulator, with protein MQQSLVAERTRGDIEVLARAGLELEVFLSEAVDSLARAVPHVAACVGTHDPATHLLTSARKFGDLADNNDHDGVFGQIEYDSDETTTFRALFEAGRTGVAMDLATQGEVERSVRMGRLMKPIYGYYDELRMLYREGRTFWGSISIFRGPDDPTFSADDLEFIESLSGFFARGVRGGILTRIADSTPPADAGPAVIVIDASDEIAQLSPGAAARLEQLRSVDHFADPMGVLLALVGTARRQLRGEVTPAPRIRVRAADGMWLLLHASPLPGFGDRAGDVVITIEEARPPEIVELVVSAFDLTPRERDVTQLVLRGVDTKEIAQALHVSAYTVQDHLKAIFEKLDVRSRRELIARVYFDQYEPRIGQPLAATGNFA; from the coding sequence ATGCAACAGTCACTTGTCGCCGAGCGCACACGCGGCGACATCGAGGTCCTCGCGCGCGCGGGCCTCGAGCTCGAGGTGTTCCTCAGCGAGGCCGTCGATTCGCTGGCGCGGGCGGTGCCGCACGTCGCCGCGTGCGTCGGCACGCACGACCCTGCCACCCATCTGCTCACGAGCGCGCGCAAGTTCGGCGACCTCGCCGACAACAACGACCACGACGGCGTGTTCGGGCAGATCGAGTACGACTCCGACGAGACGACGACGTTCCGCGCGCTGTTCGAGGCGGGCCGCACCGGCGTCGCCATGGACCTCGCGACGCAGGGCGAGGTCGAGCGCTCGGTGCGCATGGGCAGGCTGATGAAGCCGATCTACGGCTACTACGACGAATTGCGGATGCTGTACCGCGAAGGCCGCACCTTCTGGGGTTCGATCTCGATCTTCCGCGGACCGGACGACCCGACGTTCAGTGCTGACGACCTGGAGTTCATCGAGTCGCTGTCGGGATTCTTCGCGCGGGGCGTCCGCGGCGGCATCCTGACCCGCATCGCGGACTCGACGCCGCCCGCTGACGCCGGCCCCGCGGTCATCGTCATCGACGCGTCCGACGAGATCGCCCAACTGAGCCCCGGCGCTGCGGCGCGGCTCGAGCAGCTGCGCTCGGTCGACCACTTCGCCGACCCGATGGGCGTGCTGCTCGCGCTCGTCGGCACGGCCCGCCGCCAGCTGCGGGGCGAGGTGACGCCTGCGCCCCGCATCCGGGTGCGCGCCGCCGACGGCATGTGGCTGCTGCTGCACGCCTCGCCGCTGCCGGGCTTCGGCGACCGCGCCGGCGATGTCGTGATCACGATCGAGGAGGCGCGGCCGCCCGAGATCGTCGAGCTCGTCGTCAGCGCGTTCGACCTGACGCCGCGCGAGCGCGACGTGACGCAGCTCGTGCTGCGCGGGGTCGACACGAAGGAGATCGCGCAGGCCCTGCACGTGTCGGCGTACACCGTGCAGGACCATCTGAAGGCGATCTTCGAGAAGCTCGACGTGCGCAGCCGGCGGGAGCTGATCGCGCGCGTGTACTTCGACCAGTACGAGCCGCGGATCGGCCAACCGCTCGCCGCGACCGGCAACTTCGCCTAG
- a CDS encoding YceI family protein, which produces MTDTITIPGYRAGTWVVDPTHTEVGFSVRHLMIAKVRGKFEKFEATFVTAENPLESSVTAKAEVASVNTNEPNRDNHLRTGDFFEAAQFPFIEFVSTGVRADGDDFKIDGDLTIKGTTKPVTFDFEFSGFQTDPYGNYKAGATATAKIKREDWGLTYNAALEGGGVLIGSEVTITIEIEAALQA; this is translated from the coding sequence ATGACCGACACGATCACCATCCCCGGCTACCGCGCCGGCACCTGGGTCGTCGACCCGACCCACACCGAGGTGGGCTTCAGCGTCCGCCACCTCATGATCGCGAAGGTGCGCGGCAAGTTCGAGAAGTTCGAGGCGACCTTCGTCACCGCCGAGAACCCTCTCGAGTCGTCCGTCACCGCCAAGGCCGAGGTGGCCTCGGTCAACACGAACGAGCCGAACCGCGACAACCACCTGCGCACCGGCGACTTCTTCGAGGCCGCGCAGTTCCCCTTCATCGAGTTCGTCTCGACCGGCGTGCGCGCCGACGGCGACGACTTCAAGATCGACGGCGACCTGACCATCAAGGGCACGACCAAGCCGGTGACCTTCGACTTCGAGTTCTCCGGGTTCCAGACGGACCCCTACGGCAACTACAAGGCCGGCGCGACCGCGACGGCCAAGATCAAGCGCGAGGACTGGGGCCTGACCTACAACGCGGCGCTCGAGGGCGGCGGCGTGCTGATCGGCTCAGAGGTCACGATCACGATCGAGATCGAGGCCGCGCTGCAGGCGTAG
- a CDS encoding LLM class flavin-dependent oxidoreductase: protein MPDYGHPLRFGTFITPVNSPATRAVELAVLSEELGFDLVTFQDHPYQPSFHDTWTLLTWVAARTQSIHLSGNVINSSLRPPAVLARSAASLDLLSGGRFELGLGAGGFREAVAAMGGPDWTPGESVDALGEAIEIIRGVWDAAERRPLRVAGERWRVDGAKRGPAPAHEIPIWLGALKPRMLRLIGRTGDGWLPSLPYLQPGDLQRGNATIDEAAQKAGRDPREIVRLLNVGPQSTPEELVRLALDDGVSTFIFMGDDPDTLRYLASEVVPAVRDGVSAGRTAAGTATAARIRSAQNRAKRMPGIDYDGLPASLVARAIEPGDTGYGRYTSGYLRGGAPGLVLRPETTNAVADAVTFAARHRDLPLGIFSAGHGLSGRSLNRGGLVIDLGAFNHVEVIDEAAGRVRIGPGARWLDVARSLAPHGLAITSGDYGGVGVGGLATAGGVGWFAREHGLTIDHLRSVDVVLASGELVSASATQHPELFWAMRGAGANFGIAVSFEFEAQRVGRLGFAQLAFDASDTAGFLTRWGEAIEASDRRLTGSVILGGRQGGARYAQAMIAVDSDDPDTIVELLQPIAEIAPLVDQSVALTSYDQIMGAFVDESSPQQAQGEPLSHSGLIEHLTPEFAAATEALLDAGASYFFQLRAVGGAVADVPADATAYGWRDANFSVAAFGTRSSGLDEWWRRLEPHFEGMYLSFETDTGPAALARAFPPAHLERLHELKLRYDPTGLFRDNFFIAPAEPEEKVA from the coding sequence ATGCCCGATTACGGTCACCCGCTTCGCTTCGGAACCTTCATCACCCCCGTCAACTCGCCGGCGACGCGCGCGGTCGAGCTCGCCGTGCTCTCGGAAGAGCTCGGCTTCGACCTCGTCACCTTTCAGGACCACCCGTACCAGCCGAGCTTCCACGACACGTGGACGCTGCTCACCTGGGTCGCCGCGCGCACGCAGAGCATCCACCTGAGCGGCAACGTGATCAACTCGTCGCTGCGCCCGCCCGCGGTGCTGGCGCGCAGCGCGGCGAGCCTCGACCTGCTCTCGGGCGGCCGCTTCGAGCTCGGCCTCGGCGCGGGCGGTTTCCGCGAGGCCGTCGCCGCGATGGGCGGCCCCGACTGGACCCCCGGTGAGAGCGTCGACGCGCTCGGCGAGGCGATCGAGATCATCCGCGGCGTGTGGGACGCGGCCGAGCGGCGCCCGCTGCGCGTCGCAGGGGAGCGCTGGCGCGTCGACGGCGCGAAGCGCGGCCCCGCGCCGGCCCATGAGATCCCGATCTGGCTCGGCGCGCTCAAGCCGCGCATGCTGCGCCTCATCGGCCGCACGGGCGATGGCTGGCTTCCGAGCCTGCCCTACCTGCAGCCGGGCGACCTGCAGCGGGGCAACGCGACGATCGACGAGGCCGCACAGAAGGCGGGCCGTGACCCGCGCGAGATCGTGCGTCTGCTCAACGTCGGCCCGCAGAGCACCCCGGAAGAACTCGTCAGACTCGCGCTCGACGACGGCGTGAGCACCTTCATCTTCATGGGCGACGACCCCGACACGCTGCGCTACCTCGCGAGCGAGGTCGTGCCGGCGGTGCGCGACGGTGTCTCGGCGGGGCGCACGGCGGCAGGAACGGCGACCGCGGCACGCATCCGCTCTGCTCAGAATCGGGCGAAGCGGATGCCGGGCATCGACTACGACGGCCTGCCCGCCTCGCTCGTGGCGCGCGCCATCGAGCCGGGCGACACCGGGTACGGCCGCTACACCTCGGGCTATCTGCGCGGCGGTGCGCCCGGCCTGGTGCTGCGGCCGGAGACGACGAACGCGGTCGCGGATGCCGTGACCTTCGCCGCCCGCCATCGCGACCTTCCCCTCGGAATCTTCAGCGCCGGCCACGGCCTGTCGGGCCGCTCGCTCAACCGCGGCGGCCTCGTCATCGACCTCGGCGCCTTCAACCACGTCGAGGTGATCGACGAGGCGGCCGGCCGCGTGCGGATCGGGCCGGGCGCCCGCTGGCTCGACGTCGCCAGGTCGCTCGCCCCCCACGGGCTCGCGATCACGAGCGGCGACTACGGCGGGGTCGGGGTCGGCGGCCTCGCCACCGCAGGCGGCGTCGGCTGGTTCGCCCGCGAGCACGGGCTGACGATCGACCATCTGCGCTCGGTCGACGTGGTGCTCGCGAGCGGCGAGCTCGTCTCGGCGAGCGCGACGCAGCACCCCGAGCTGTTCTGGGCGATGCGGGGAGCCGGCGCCAACTTCGGCATCGCCGTCTCATTCGAGTTCGAGGCGCAGCGCGTGGGCCGGCTCGGCTTCGCGCAGCTCGCGTTCGACGCGAGCGATACCGCGGGATTCCTGACGCGATGGGGCGAGGCCATCGAGGCATCCGATCGCCGGCTCACCGGGTCGGTGATCCTGGGAGGCCGCCAGGGCGGCGCTCGCTACGCGCAGGCCATGATCGCCGTCGACAGCGACGACCCCGACACCATCGTCGAGCTGCTGCAGCCGATCGCCGAGATCGCGCCGCTCGTGGACCAGTCGGTGGCCCTCACGAGCTACGACCAGATCATGGGCGCGTTCGTCGACGAGAGTTCCCCGCAGCAGGCGCAGGGCGAGCCGCTCAGCCACTCGGGACTCATCGAGCACCTGACCCCCGAATTCGCGGCCGCGACGGAGGCGCTGCTCGACGCGGGCGCCAGCTACTTCTTCCAACTGCGCGCGGTCGGCGGGGCCGTGGCCGACGTGCCCGCCGATGCGACCGCGTACGGCTGGCGCGACGCGAACTTCTCGGTCGCCGCGTTCGGCACCCGCTCGTCAGGGCTCGACGAGTGGTGGCGCCGCCTCGAGCCGCACTTCGAGGGCATGTACCTGAGCTTCGAGACCGACACCGGTCCCGCCGCCCTCGCGCGCGCCTTTCCGCCTGCGCACCTCGAGAGGCTGCACGAACTGAAGCTGCGCTACGACCCCACGGGCCTGTTCCGCGACAACTTCTTCATCGCCCCTGCCGAGCCCGAGGAAAAGGTGGCCTAA
- a CDS encoding MFS transporter, which yields MNRIARTLPRAASYWTAAAVAAIALWTSGAPSTTYPLYEAQWHVTAAITTTIFAVYPLTLVIVLLVFGDLADHIGRRAAILLGLAAMLIGTLLFAVAPNIALVFVGRAFMGVGVGLALSPASAAVVEFSRPGRERSAGSVTTASTALGLVFATLIGGALIQYAPFPLHLDFWVLVIAIAAVGVGVWFLPRHTPDESRGPWRPRGVAVAPSIRLLYVVAALAVSVAYMFGSVFLALGAQIAEEITATRNVFVVGAILAIMSAIIGVTAIATRSVRPQLLIAIGSVVTLVAFGFLLDSAFSGSLQVFMVTTLVSGAAYALMFAGGLGLIGQNAPAHHRAGTISAVYLVAYILQGAAAIALGLVATASGLRTALELGAVVVSVFAIAALVATQVLRVRDRVEQRVTDAAVPVSALEE from the coding sequence ATGAACCGCATCGCACGCACGCTGCCCCGCGCAGCCTCGTACTGGACAGCAGCAGCCGTCGCAGCCATCGCACTGTGGACGAGCGGCGCCCCCAGCACCACCTACCCGCTCTACGAGGCGCAGTGGCACGTGACCGCGGCGATCACGACCACGATCTTCGCGGTCTACCCCCTCACCCTCGTGATCGTGCTGCTCGTCTTCGGCGATCTGGCCGACCACATCGGGCGCCGCGCCGCGATCCTGCTGGGCCTCGCCGCGATGCTCATCGGAACGCTGCTCTTCGCCGTCGCGCCGAATATCGCGCTGGTGTTCGTCGGACGGGCCTTCATGGGCGTCGGCGTGGGCCTCGCGCTCAGCCCGGCCTCGGCCGCCGTGGTCGAGTTCAGCAGGCCCGGCCGCGAGCGCTCGGCAGGCTCGGTGACCACCGCCTCGACCGCCCTCGGCCTCGTGTTCGCCACACTCATCGGCGGCGCGCTGATCCAGTACGCGCCGTTCCCGCTGCACCTCGACTTCTGGGTGCTCGTCATCGCGATCGCGGCCGTCGGCGTCGGCGTCTGGTTCCTGCCCCGGCACACGCCTGACGAGTCGCGGGGACCGTGGCGCCCCCGCGGGGTGGCCGTCGCCCCCAGCATCCGTCTGCTCTATGTCGTCGCCGCGCTGGCCGTGAGCGTCGCGTACATGTTCGGGTCCGTGTTCCTGGCACTCGGCGCGCAGATCGCCGAGGAGATCACGGCGACGCGCAACGTGTTCGTGGTCGGCGCGATCCTCGCGATCATGTCTGCCATCATCGGCGTCACGGCGATCGCGACCCGCTCGGTGCGCCCGCAGCTCTTGATCGCGATCGGCAGCGTCGTCACGCTCGTCGCGTTCGGCTTCCTGCTCGACTCGGCCTTCAGCGGCTCGCTGCAGGTGTTCATGGTGACCACGCTGGTCTCGGGCGCCGCCTACGCGCTGATGTTTGCCGGCGGCCTCGGACTGATCGGCCAGAACGCCCCGGCGCACCACCGCGCGGGCACCATCTCCGCCGTCTACCTGGTCGCCTACATCCTGCAGGGTGCGGCCGCGATCGCACTCGGCCTGGTCGCCACGGCGTCCGGGCTGCGCACCGCGCTCGAGCTCGGCGCCGTCGTGGTCAGCGTCTTCGCGATCGCCGCGCTGGTGGCGACCCAGGTGCTGCGCGTGCGCGATCGAGTAGAACAGCGGGTGACGGATGCCGCAGTACCGGTGTCCGCCCTCGAGGAGTGA
- a CDS encoding FAD-binding oxidoreductase, whose translation MSDHLTSVRPAALDRSLCDGRIWLPGDPGYDERRLGWQLAAELRPAAIVFPHTVDEVIAVVRAAVAAGLRIAPQSTGHGAASLAEQDLSSTVIVRLSEFTGVTIDAAAATARVVGGTLWQDVIEAAAPFGFTALHGSAGDVAVAGFALSGGVSFYGREHGLAANSVRAVELVTASGELLRASADENAGLFWAVRGGGGNLGVVTAVEIELLPIADIYAGMLLWDRSHASDVLRAWRDWAADAPEQVTTSFRVISFPPLPQLPPFLAGRDLVIIDGAVHTDNTDAERILAPLRALEPELDTFARIPAPALTAVHMDPPEPAGAVSDHRVLSTLSDDAVAALLDLVGPGTRSGLFMAELRQLGGALGRRPADGGAVASIEGEFALLALAMTPVPEAVAPGLLAARRLCAALEPWALPAQLLTFSETLGDGSVLFGSARERLAYESLQVDPRGVFQANHPIR comes from the coding sequence ATGTCTGACCACCTCACCTCCGTGCGCCCCGCGGCGCTCGACCGCAGCCTCTGCGACGGCCGCATCTGGTTGCCCGGAGACCCCGGATATGACGAGCGCCGCCTCGGCTGGCAGCTCGCCGCCGAGCTGCGGCCCGCCGCGATCGTCTTCCCGCACACCGTCGACGAGGTCATCGCCGTCGTGCGCGCCGCCGTCGCGGCCGGGCTGCGCATCGCACCGCAGAGCACCGGCCACGGCGCCGCGTCCCTCGCCGAACAGGATCTCTCGAGCACGGTCATCGTGCGCCTTTCCGAGTTCACAGGAGTCACGATCGACGCGGCGGCCGCCACGGCGCGCGTCGTCGGCGGCACCCTCTGGCAGGACGTGATCGAGGCCGCCGCCCCGTTCGGCTTCACCGCCCTGCACGGCAGCGCGGGCGACGTCGCGGTCGCAGGCTTCGCGCTGAGCGGCGGCGTCTCGTTCTACGGACGCGAGCACGGGCTCGCCGCGAACTCAGTGCGCGCCGTCGAGCTCGTCACCGCATCGGGCGAGCTGCTGCGGGCGAGCGCCGATGAGAACGCCGGCCTGTTCTGGGCGGTGCGCGGCGGCGGCGGCAACCTCGGCGTCGTCACGGCGGTCGAGATCGAGCTGCTGCCGATCGCCGACATCTACGCCGGCATGCTGCTGTGGGACCGCTCGCACGCGTCTGACGTTTTGCGCGCGTGGCGCGATTGGGCGGCGGATGCCCCGGAGCAGGTCACGACGTCCTTCCGCGTCATCTCGTTCCCACCGCTTCCCCAGCTGCCGCCGTTCCTGGCCGGCCGCGACCTCGTCATCATCGACGGCGCGGTGCACACGGACAACACGGATGCCGAGCGCATCCTCGCGCCGCTGCGCGCGCTCGAGCCTGAGCTCGACACCTTCGCGCGGATTCCCGCCCCCGCCCTGACCGCCGTTCACATGGACCCGCCAGAGCCCGCGGGCGCCGTCAGCGACCACCGCGTGCTGTCGACCCTCTCGGACGACGCAGTCGCCGCCCTGCTGGACCTCGTCGGGCCCGGCACGAGGTCCGGGCTGTTCATGGCCGAGTTGCGTCAGCTCGGCGGCGCGCTCGGCCGCCGACCGGCAGACGGGGGAGCGGTCGCCTCGATCGAGGGCGAGTTCGCCCTGCTCGCCCTGGCGATGACCCCCGTGCCCGAGGCCGTCGCGCCCGGGCTGCTCGCCGCCCGTCGGCTGTGCGCGGCGCTCGAGCCGTGGGCCCTCCCCGCGCAACTGCTGACCTTCAGCGAGACGCTCGGTGACGGCAGCGTTCTGTTCGGCTCGGCGCGCGAGCGGCTCGCCTACGAATCGCTGCAGGTCGACCCGCGCGGGGTCTTCCAGGCCAATCACCCGATTCGGTGA
- a CDS encoding MarR family winged helix-turn-helix transcriptional regulator has protein sequence MSQPIEPEDLAGRIGDMLAAVRRAMRSGRQLGDLPPRHEAALAWLRRKGRLTTAQLARYEQITPQSMGVVVAELVEKGLVVKAKDPNDGRRELLVVTEAGIEAVAQTDESRHADLVRLLATKLSDDERELVARGLDVLMKIEEESK, from the coding sequence ATGAGCCAGCCCATCGAACCCGAGGACCTCGCCGGGCGCATCGGCGACATGCTCGCGGCGGTGCGCCGCGCGATGCGCAGCGGCCGTCAGCTCGGCGACCTGCCGCCGCGACACGAGGCCGCTCTCGCATGGCTGCGCCGCAAGGGGCGGCTGACCACGGCGCAGCTCGCGCGCTACGAGCAGATCACCCCGCAATCGATGGGCGTGGTCGTCGCCGAGCTCGTCGAGAAGGGCCTGGTGGTGAAGGCGAAGGACCCGAACGACGGCAGGCGCGAGCTTCTCGTCGTGACCGAGGCCGGCATCGAGGCGGTCGCACAGACCGACGAGAGCCGGCACGCCGACCTCGTCAGGCTGCTCGCGACCAAGCTCAGCGACGACGAGCGCGAGCTCGTCGCGCGCGGACTCGACGTACTCATGAAGATCGAAGAGGAGAGCAAGTGA
- a CDS encoding TetR/AcrR family transcriptional regulator, whose protein sequence is MTESTPPRGRPLAFDRDAVAATAIGLFGERGYDAVSMDDIAQSAGVSRRSLFRHFASKAELIWDGFAPVVRARSETLAGAASLSPFAALERATLAGADALPDLNATRTRLRIIATHPELIAFGSGRMHTGSLTLIDYLLTRGLEPFAARVLADGFTAAVFDAYLYWATETTDASPRRTLERALALLARLSDVD, encoded by the coding sequence ATGACCGAGTCGACGCCGCCGCGCGGCCGGCCCCTCGCGTTCGACCGCGACGCCGTCGCGGCGACGGCGATCGGGCTCTTCGGCGAGCGCGGCTATGACGCGGTCAGCATGGACGACATCGCTCAGAGCGCCGGTGTCAGCCGCCGCAGCCTGTTCCGCCATTTCGCGTCGAAGGCCGAGCTGATCTGGGACGGCTTCGCCCCCGTCGTGCGGGCGCGCAGCGAGACGCTGGCGGGCGCGGCATCCCTCTCGCCCTTCGCCGCGCTCGAACGCGCGACGCTCGCGGGCGCCGACGCGCTGCCCGACCTCAACGCCACCCGCACCCGCCTGCGGATCATCGCGACCCACCCCGAGCTGATCGCCTTCGGCTCGGGCCGCATGCACACCGGTTCACTCACCCTGATCGACTACCTGCTGACGCGCGGGCTGGAGCCGTTCGCCGCGCGGGTGCTTGCCGACGGCTTCACTGCCGCGGTGTTCGACGCCTACCTGTACTGGGCGACCGAGACGACGGATGCTTCGCCTCGGCGCACCCTCGAGCGCGCGCTCGCCCTGCTCGCCCGGCTTTCCGACGTCGACTAG